The Brevibacillus brevis genome contains a region encoding:
- a CDS encoding HNH endonuclease: protein MGNGTNIPPAFKQTKFASSYEARYNQTPSPDYLKVGFEGTRGESLCTLKPPPDPQLKRILDEAGIDGIQYKNAVPDFSPVAKAQVEIEYMLGGKGTYGGKARRENFIQSDQKLAEQLNNSPELARQFGMESGRISAKDVKVYREKNKLTWHELNDVKTMQLVPTNINSTFGHLGGVGEINAGAFEPGGFANKQK, encoded by the coding sequence ATGGGTAATGGTACTAATATTCCACCTGCCTTCAAGCAAACTAAATTTGCCAGTTCATATGAAGCTAGATATAATCAAACACCTTCACCTGATTATCTAAAAGTTGGTTTTGAAGGAACAAGGGGTGAATCTCTATGTACTCTTAAGCCGCCGCCAGACCCTCAATTGAAAAGAATATTAGATGAAGCCGGTATTGATGGTATACAATATAAAAATGCTGTTCCCGATTTTTCACCAGTGGCAAAAGCACAAGTAGAAATTGAGTATATGCTCGGTGGAAAGGGGACTTATGGAGGGAAAGCTAGACGAGAAAATTTTATTCAATCAGACCAAAAATTAGCCGAACAACTAAATAATTCTCCTGAATTAGCACGTCAATTCGGGATGGAGTCTGGTAGAATTAGTGCTAAAGATGTAAAGGTTTATCGAGAAAAAAACAAATTAACATGGCATGAACTAAATGACGTCAAAACAATGCAACTTGTACCAACAAATATAAACAGTACATTTGGGCATCTTGGTGGTGTGGGGGAGATTAATGCAGGGGCATTTGAACCTGGAGGATTTGCCAATAAACAAAAATAG
- a CDS encoding DUF6985 domain-containing protein, which translates to MTKNDPIFGELEYKYSWSKDTHIHFLGKETEIALMIDGEEDGEFDEEQYTAYQSLMQDWEQLQQSFLQPILDYYQQKRHELGYDIAFNENYPLVETTDQLLEMITLDGIVVPYGDIREGRDIGILFNCTWDQENGLGLRLLNEEVIEVGYQDVAI; encoded by the coding sequence ATGACAAAAAACGATCCGATTTTTGGTGAACTTGAGTATAAATATAGTTGGTCTAAGGATACCCATATTCATTTTTTGGGAAAAGAAACTGAGATTGCATTGATGATTGATGGTGAAGAAGATGGCGAGTTTGATGAAGAACAATATACGGCATATCAATCTTTAATGCAAGATTGGGAGCAATTGCAACAAAGCTTCTTACAACCAATTTTAGACTATTACCAACAAAAGCGACATGAACTCGGTTATGATATTGCATTTAATGAGAATTATCCCTTAGTTGAAACAACCGACCAACTTCTTGAGATGATTACTTTGGATGGAATTGTTGTTCCATATGGAGATATTAGAGAAGGCCGAGATATTGGAATACTTTTTAATTGTACATGGGATCAGGAAAATGGCCTGGGACTCCGTTTGTTGAATGAAGAGGTGATTGAAGTAGGGTATCAGGATGTTGCGATTTGA